In Vagococcus hydrophili, one DNA window encodes the following:
- a CDS encoding S1C family serine protease — protein sequence MRKDVTPETKETRKDTNQEKVLKHPKPKKNNAYFKQIGVSLLAGALGGLLVVGGYTVINKDNNANTSTSHTLSKEEVNDTGKTKVQNTKSTVNNDVTGAVKKMDNAVVSVTTMKKQQSELSDLERIFGPSEGSKDDGKLAEASEGSGVIYRKDGDKAYIVTNNHVVTGSDAVNITFSNGKKAEAKVVGTDVYSDLAVLEISSKDVTNVAEFADSNEVQVGEAALAMGSPLGSSFSNSVSQGIVSAKDRMITNQAEDGSVISSNAIQTDAAINPGNSGGALVNSSGQVIGINSSKIAQAASGVSAEGMGFAIPSNDVVKIINQLETGKPVARPMLGVSMIDLNRISAEERESVLKIKGDEITNGVVVGSVEKGTPAEKGGLKKYDVITQLDGKDIANRAELQSKLYNKKIGDDMEITYYRNGKKESTKVKLDQDSSKLLEQQQKKEKTLENSSYQQ from the coding sequence ATGAGAAAAGACGTAACCCCAGAAACTAAAGAGACAAGAAAAGATACAAATCAAGAAAAGGTCTTAAAACATCCTAAGCCTAAAAAGAACAATGCTTACTTCAAACAAATCGGTGTTTCCCTACTAGCAGGTGCTTTAGGTGGCCTACTTGTTGTCGGAGGATACACTGTTATTAATAAAGATAATAATGCCAACACTTCAACTTCACACACCTTATCAAAAGAAGAAGTGAACGATACAGGTAAAACCAAAGTACAAAACACTAAATCAACTGTTAATAATGATGTGACAGGTGCGGTTAAAAAAATGGATAATGCGGTTGTTTCTGTCACAACCATGAAAAAACAACAATCTGAACTTTCTGATTTAGAAAGAATATTTGGACCTTCTGAAGGAAGTAAAGATGATGGCAAACTAGCTGAAGCAAGTGAAGGTAGTGGCGTTATTTACCGTAAAGACGGGGACAAAGCATACATCGTTACTAACAATCACGTGGTCACAGGCTCTGACGCTGTTAATATCACCTTTAGTAACGGTAAAAAAGCCGAAGCAAAAGTCGTTGGAACAGACGTTTATAGTGACTTAGCTGTTCTTGAAATTTCATCAAAAGACGTAACAAATGTTGCTGAATTTGCTGATTCAAACGAGGTTCAAGTTGGAGAAGCTGCCCTTGCAATGGGATCTCCACTGGGGTCATCATTCTCTAACTCAGTTTCTCAAGGGATTGTATCTGCTAAAGACCGTATGATTACAAACCAAGCTGAAGATGGTTCCGTTATTAGTAGTAACGCCATTCAAACAGATGCCGCTATTAACCCAGGTAACTCTGGTGGGGCTTTAGTTAACTCAAGTGGACAAGTTATTGGGATCAACTCAAGTAAGATTGCACAAGCAGCTTCAGGCGTTTCTGCAGAAGGTATGGGCTTTGCGATTCCAAGTAACGATGTCGTGAAAATCATCAACCAATTAGAAACAGGAAAACCAGTTGCTCGTCCAATGTTAGGCGTTTCAATGATTGACCTAAATAGAATCAGTGCTGAAGAACGAGAAAGTGTTCTAAAAATTAAAGGCGATGAAATAACTAATGGTGTCGTTGTCGGTTCTGTGGAAAAAGGGACTCCTGCTGAAAAAGGCGGATTGAAAAAATATGATGTCATTACACAATTAGATGGCAAAGACATTGCTAACCGTGCTGAGTTACAATCTAAACTCTACAACAAAAAAATTGGTGATGATATGGAAATCACTTACTACCGCAATGGTAAAAAAGAATCTACAAAAGTAAAACTAGACCAAGACTCTAGTAAATTATTAGAACAACAACAGAAAAAAGAAAAAACATTAGAAAATAGCAGTTATCAACAATAG
- the rlmH gene encoding 23S rRNA (pseudouridine(1915)-N(3))-methyltransferase RlmH — protein sequence MKIKIIAVGKLKEKYLKQGIAEYQKRLGKYCKFEIIEVPDEKAPENLSDTEILQVKEKEGQKILSKISDGDYLFALAIQGKEITSEGFAEQIDYLSTRGTSSFAFVIGGSLGLSDEVMKRSDAQISFGRLTYPHQLMRLILTEQVYRCFRIIKGEPYHK from the coding sequence ATGAAAATAAAAATAATCGCTGTTGGTAAATTAAAAGAGAAATATTTAAAACAAGGCATCGCAGAATACCAAAAAAGACTAGGAAAATACTGTAAATTCGAAATAATCGAAGTCCCTGACGAAAAAGCCCCAGAAAATCTAAGTGACACAGAGATACTACAAGTTAAAGAGAAGGAAGGACAAAAAATCCTATCGAAAATTTCGGATGGTGACTACTTATTTGCGCTAGCGATTCAAGGAAAAGAAATCACTTCAGAAGGTTTTGCAGAGCAGATTGATTATTTGAGTACAAGAGGAACCAGTTCTTTTGCTTTTGTAATTGGTGGGTCATTGGGATTGTCTGATGAAGTGATGAAGAGAAGTGACGCGCAGATATCATTTGGGAGATTGACGTATCCTCACCAATTGATGCGACTGATTTTGACGGAGCAAGTTTATCGATGTTTTAGGATAATAAAGGGAGAACCTTATCATAAATGA